In Seonamhaeicola sp. S2-3, the genomic window GGCTTTAGCTGTAGATGAACCTGGAAAAGCCAACATAGCCTTATTACCAGATGATGAAGATTCTGAACATAATTATGCTAGGGGTAGAGCCATGTGGGGAACACTTATGGCTGGAGGTTATGGTGTAGAGTGGTACTTTGGTTATGCCAGTCCTAATTCCGATTTAACTTGTCAAGATTTTAGAAGTCGAGATTTGTTTTGGGATCAAAATAGGTATGCATTAAAATTTTTTAATACCTACATTCCGTTTTGGGAGATGGAACCTAGTGATAATTTAGTAATTTCTAAAGATGTATCTTATTGTTTGGCGAAAAAAGGAGAGGTTTATGTTGTTTATACAGAATCTTGTACAGATAATATAACGCTAGATTTACGTAGTGTTGAAGGTGAATTTTTAATTAAATGGTACGACCCACGAAATGGAGGAACACTTAAAAAAGGCTCTTTAGTTAAGGTACAAGGATTAAAAAAAGTTAATCTAGGAAAACCTCCATTTAATTACAAAAATGATTGGGTTGTTTTAGTTCAAAAGAAATAGTTTTTCAAGGTTTATATATTATATAATTCTTAAATTACATCAATCACTAGCATTTAAATTAGTTAGTATATAGTGTTACTTTACATATAAGTATACTTACCATAACAGTACAGGACAGGTCTCAGCAATTCCTGTTTTATCTTTATCCTGCAAACGGAATATTAACCATGGTCAAGAATTTAAATAGTTTAGTTGTAGTAGTTACATGTTTTATTTTTTCGTGTTGTAACACACTAAACGCATCGTATTCCAAAGGTATCTATAAGGAAAATTCTGCAAATAATTGCAAAAAAGAAACTGTTTATATTGAAAAGAATGGTATAGTTAGAGTAGATCTTAAAAATTCAGGCGCTTCAAATAATGAGTGGTCTTCGCAAAATATTTTAGATGGGTATACAGGTTCCGATTATTTAATTTGGAGAGGAGCAGACAATTTTAATACCCCAGGAAATGGGCGTTTGGTTTATACAATAAAAATAAAACACTCAGGAACATATCAATTTGTTTGGAAATCTAGAATTGGAGAAGGTGATAGTAATACAGAACATAACGATTCATGGCTTAGAATTAGTGCAGACTCCTTTTATGGCGAAAAGTCAAGTACCGGTCAACGTGTTTATCCTAAAGGTTCTGGAAAAACCCGAACCCCGAAGGTGCCAGTAAAAACGGATGGTTGAAAATATATATGAATAAATTAGGAGAATGGACATGGAAATCTCACACTAATGATAAAGATCCTTATAACATTTTTGTAAACTTTGAAAAACCTGGTATTTATGATGTTGAAATTTCAGGTAGGTCAAAATCACATGCTATAGATCAGTTTGTTTTGTTTAGAACAGATAAAACATTAACACAAGCACAAAATGCAAAATTAAGTAAGATAACTTGTAAGTGAAGTTTAATAGATAATGAATTCAAATAGCGTTAATTGGGGAATTATTGGTTGTGGTGATGTTGCCGAAGTAAAAAGTGGACCAGCTTTTCAAAAAGCAAAAAGGTCTGCTTTGTTGTTTGTAATGCGTAGAAATGAAGAAAAATTAAAAGATTTTGCTAAAAGACATCATGTACCTAATTTTACAACTAATGCCTCAGAATTGATTAACGATAAAAGCGTTAATGCAATTTATATAGCAACACCGCCTTCTTCGCATTTACAATATGCCTTACAAGCTATTCAAGCAGGGAAAAATGTGTATTTAGAAAAACCTATGGTACTAAATACTAAAGAAGCTAATCAACTTTCAAAAGCTTTAAAAAATAGCACTTCTAAAGTTACAGTAGCTCATTATCGTAGGTGTTTACCATTGTTTGTTAAGGTTAAGCAGTTATTAGAATCTAATATATTAGGTAAGGTGTCTTCAGCCGAAATTAGCATTGCTCAATCAAAACGTACAAGCCTTATAGCTAAAACAGATGTGAATTGGAGAATTAATCCAAAAGTGTCTGGTGGAGGCTACTTTCATGATATAGCTCCACATCAATTAGATTTAATGTACTACTATTTTGGAGATATTGCTAAAATAAAAAGAGGTTTTATTAAAGCCAATGAGTTTACCAATGATGTTGTAAGAGGGGAGGTAATGTTTAAAAATAAAGTCCAATTTAAAGGAAGTTGGAATTTTGATGCGGTAAAAGATAATGATAGCTGCATTATTAAGGGAGACAACGGTTCAATTATATTTTCATTTTACGGTAATAAAATAACATTAAATGTTAATGAAAAATCAGAACAATATAGCTTTAAAAGCCCCATTCATGTACAACAGCCCATGATTGAGAAAACAGTAGGTTATTTTTTAGAAGAAAATCAAAACCCTTGCTCAGTTGAAGAAGCTACAGTAGTTACTCAAATTATGGATGAATTTTGCGGAATAGAATAGTTAAGGCATATGAAAACAGCATTTAAAATATTGAAAGAAATGTTAGTAGCAATGTTATTAATTGTAACCTCTGCATTTTCACAAAATCCCATTGTAGCTAATGTTGGATTAAATGATCCACACATTCATATTTTTAATGATACGGCTTACGTTTATGCATCACACGATAAGTCCATAAATAATGATAAATTTATTATGGAAAATTGGTGGGTTTGGTCATCACCAGATTTGGTTAATTGGACTAAACGAAGCGAGTTAAGTCCTAAAGATACCTATATAAGAAAAGATTATGTAAATTGTTGGGCCACAGATGTAGCATATAAAAACGGTAAATACTATTGGTATTTTTCAGAAGGAAACAAACAAACAGGCGTTGTGGTAGGAAACTCTCCTGTGGGGCCATGGAAAGATGTATTAGGGAAACCCTTGTTAAATTCATCTTTAACACCTACACACGAATACGATATAAGTATTTTTGAAGAAAATGGAGAGCATTTTATAATTTTTGGTGTTTGGGACTATTACATTGCTAAACTCCATGAGAATATGATAAGTTTAGCCGAAACACCAAAAAAAATTACTATAAACAATCCCAGAGGTCCTTATAATCTTGATGGTGAAAACAAAAAAATGCCAACAGACGATAAGCCTTTTGTACATAAATATAATGGAAAATATTATTTGTCTTGGGGATGTTTTTATGCAATGGCAGATAATCTTTATGGACCATATGAATACAAAGACACCATTATAAAAGAAGAAAGTTTTGCTAAAGGTTATGATGCCCCAACGTGGCCAAATGGCTTTTTACAAGGACGTCATGGGTCTTTTTTTACATGGCATAACCAATGGTACTATGCGTATTGCGATATTAGCCAAACTGGGAATCGATATTTTAGAGATAGCTTTATAAGTTATTTGCATTACAAGGATAATGGTGAAATGGCAACAATAAGAGTTGACAGCCTAGGAGTAGCAAACTATAATGCTAATTTTAGTATTGAAGCAGAAGAATATTTTAAGGCAGAAGGTGTAAGCAAAGTAGAAAATACTAAAGGAGGATTTTCCGTAGAGTTCCTGAAAAAAAACGGATATATTATTTTTCCAAATATTAAAAAATTAAATAATAAAACAACTATAGAGTTAGAAGTGTTGGTTAATAAAACTGCTAAAATTGAATTAAGAGAAGCTAATTCCAAAGGAAAGCTTCTAGCAACTTGTATTTTACCTAAAAACGATATTTATGCATTTCAAAAAAGACAATTCAATATAAAAAACATAGAAGGTGTTAAATCCATTTGTTTAGTATTTAAAACCAATGATAAAACACCTTTAAGGTTAAATAGATTTAAATTTAAAAGTTAAAATTCTACAAATATTTAAAAATCAATGAAGAAACTATTTTATTTAATACTAGTAGCGCTAGGTATATTATATAATGCCTGTGGAAATAAAAGTACAACATCAAAAGATTACAAAGACGCTTCTTTGTCAATAGACGAGCGTGTCGATGCTTTGTTACCTTTAATGTCTTTAGAAGAAAAGGTAGCGCAAATGCGAATTTTTCATGCCAATATAGGGGTTAAGCATGATAAGGACGGAAAATTACAACTTTCCGATAGGGTTATTAAAAAATTAAAATTAGGTATTGCTGGAATTAAAAACCCAGGCGAACATATTGATGCAGTAGCTGCAGCTAAACTTAATAATGAACTTCAAAAATATATTATAGAAAACAATCGTTGGGGAATTCCAGCCTTGTTTGTAACAGAATCTTACAATGGTGTAGATGCAGAAGGGTGTACTAAGTTTGGTCGCCCTATGACATCTGCAGCATCATTTAATCCAGACTTAGTGCGCAGGCAATGGGATGTAGTGGGTAAAGAAGCGCGTTTAAGAGGTATGCATATGTGCCACTCACCTGAAGCAGATATTGTTCGTGACCCACGTTTTGGTCGTATGAGTGAAGCTTTTGGAGAAGATACCTATTTAACAACACAAATGGTTAAAAACGCTATTATTGGAGTTCAAGGAAATTACGAAGGATTAGGAAATGGTACGCATATTGGTGCAGTAGCCAAACATTTTGCGGGGTACGGACAAGTTCTAGGAGGTTCTAACTTTGCGGCTATAGAAATTTCACCAAGAACTTTAATAGATGAAATTTATCCACCATTTGAAGCAGCTGTAAAAGAAGCAAAAACCTTAGGTATTATGGCATCACATGGCGATATTAACGGTATTGCAAGCCATGGAAATCCAGAATTATTAACAGGGGTTTTACGAGATCAATGGGGGTTTAAAGGTTATGTAGTTTCAGATTCTAACGATATTGCACGTTTACATTATTTTATGCATGTGGCCGAAACACCAGAAGATGCAGCACGCATGGGCTTAGAGGCAGGTATTGATATCGATTTATATGCCGAAGATTCTTATGCTTATCTTCCAGAAATGGTGAAGAAAAACCCAGAGTTAGAAAAGTTAATTGATAGATCTGTACGTCGTGTATTAAGAACAAAATTTATTTTAGGCCTTTTTGATAACCCATATATCGATATTGAAGAAGTAAAGAAAGGTGTTAGAGCCCAATCGTCTTTAGAGCTTGCTAAAGAATCAGATTTAGAATCTATCATTTTATTGAAAAATGAGGATAAGACTTTACCGCTTTCAAAAGACAAAACTTTAAAAGTAGCATTGTTAGGCCCACTATTAAAGGAGAATACAAAAGAGATGTTTGAGTCTGTTGCTGGTTCAAATGTGAAATTCATTGCTCAAAAAGGGTTTCAATTAACAAACCAAAAAGGAGGTGCTCCAGAACTTTTAGAAAGAGATCCAAAAGCTATAGCAAGTTTAGTTAACAAAGCAAGGTCTGCAGATGTATCAATATTATTTTTAGGTGGTGATGAGTACACTTCAAAAGAAGCGTATTTTAGTAACAGTACTTTAGGAGACCGTGCTACCATCGATCCTGTTGGTCCACAAGACGAATTGGTAGAAAAAATTAAAGCCTTAGGAAAACCAGTAATTGTGGTTTTAAAACATAGAAGAACGTTGTCAATTAACGTGATTGCAGAACAAGCCGATGCTATTTTAGATACTTGGGATTTAAGTGAGTTTGGAGATGAATCTACTGCTAGGATAATTTTTGGAGAAGTCTCACCATCAGGAAAATCACCAGTAACAATTCCAAGGTCTATAGGGCAAATTCCATTTCACTACAGTATGAAGGAGATTAACTATAAAAAAGAATATTTGTTTTTAGGCAAAGGCCCACTTTACCCATTCGGTCATGGTTTAAGTTATGTTGATTTTGAATATTCTGATATATCTATTTCTAACAAAGAATTAACCCCAAATACAGAACTCCAAGTTAGCGTAAAAGTAACCAACAAGGGCAATATGAAAGCTAAAGAAGTGGTGCAAATGTATATAAAAGATGAAATAGGTTCAGTTACACGACCTGATAAAGAGTTAAAGGGTTTTGAGAAAATAGAATTAAATCCAGGAGAAACTAAAACAGTATCATTTAAAATAACGCCTAAAATGCTAGAATTTACAGGACTTAAAATGGAGAAAGTCTTAGAAGCAGGAGACTACACAGTCATGGTAGGCACATCATCACAAGACTATTTAGAAACAAAATTTAAACTAAAAAAATAAGATTATATGAATAAAACAATTTTAACACTTTTTGCAGTTGTATTACTTTTTAATTGTTCCACAGCACAAAAAGTAACAGAAACTAAACCTATTGATAAAGCACAGGTTAAAGCTTCTATGATAAAAGCATTAGAATGGCAAGAAGCACACCCAATTTTTGCAATTGCCCCAACCGATTGGACTGCTGGAGCCTATTATACAGGGGTAGCAAGAGCTCACAAGGCAACTAAAGATATGATGTATATGGCGGCCTTAAAAAATCAAGGCTATTGGAATAACTGGCAAACTTATAAACGTTTACATCATGCCGATGACGTGGCTATTTCATACAGCTATTTGTATATTGATATGGTAGGAGGACGAAAGAATTTTGTAGACTTAGAACCAACAAAAAAATTCTTAGACGCACATTTGTATGAAGATGATAACTGGAAAGCAGGAACAGATAAA contains:
- a CDS encoding family 43 glycosylhydrolase, with protein sequence MKTAFKILKEMLVAMLLIVTSAFSQNPIVANVGLNDPHIHIFNDTAYVYASHDKSINNDKFIMENWWVWSSPDLVNWTKRSELSPKDTYIRKDYVNCWATDVAYKNGKYYWYFSEGNKQTGVVVGNSPVGPWKDVLGKPLLNSSLTPTHEYDISIFEENGEHFIIFGVWDYYIAKLHENMISLAETPKKITINNPRGPYNLDGENKKMPTDDKPFVHKYNGKYYLSWGCFYAMADNLYGPYEYKDTIIKEESFAKGYDAPTWPNGFLQGRHGSFFTWHNQWYYAYCDISQTGNRYFRDSFISYLHYKDNGEMATIRVDSLGVANYNANFSIEAEEYFKAEGVSKVENTKGGFSVEFLKKNGYIIFPNIKKLNNKTTIELEVLVNKTAKIELREANSKGKLLATCILPKNDIYAFQKRQFNIKNIEGVKSICLVFKTNDKTPLRLNRFKFKS
- a CDS encoding Gfo/Idh/MocA family protein encodes the protein MNSNSVNWGIIGCGDVAEVKSGPAFQKAKRSALLFVMRRNEEKLKDFAKRHHVPNFTTNASELINDKSVNAIYIATPPSSHLQYALQAIQAGKNVYLEKPMVLNTKEANQLSKALKNSTSKVTVAHYRRCLPLFVKVKQLLESNILGKVSSAEISIAQSKRTSLIAKTDVNWRINPKVSGGGYFHDIAPHQLDLMYYYFGDIAKIKRGFIKANEFTNDVVRGEVMFKNKVQFKGSWNFDAVKDNDSCIIKGDNGSIIFSFYGNKITLNVNEKSEQYSFKSPIHVQQPMIEKTVGYFLEENQNPCSVEEATVVTQIMDEFCGIE
- a CDS encoding glycoside hydrolase family 3 N-terminal domain-containing protein, whose protein sequence is MKKLFYLILVALGILYNACGNKSTTSKDYKDASLSIDERVDALLPLMSLEEKVAQMRIFHANIGVKHDKDGKLQLSDRVIKKLKLGIAGIKNPGEHIDAVAAAKLNNELQKYIIENNRWGIPALFVTESYNGVDAEGCTKFGRPMTSAASFNPDLVRRQWDVVGKEARLRGMHMCHSPEADIVRDPRFGRMSEAFGEDTYLTTQMVKNAIIGVQGNYEGLGNGTHIGAVAKHFAGYGQVLGGSNFAAIEISPRTLIDEIYPPFEAAVKEAKTLGIMASHGDINGIASHGNPELLTGVLRDQWGFKGYVVSDSNDIARLHYFMHVAETPEDAARMGLEAGIDIDLYAEDSYAYLPEMVKKNPELEKLIDRSVRRVLRTKFILGLFDNPYIDIEEVKKGVRAQSSLELAKESDLESIILLKNEDKTLPLSKDKTLKVALLGPLLKENTKEMFESVAGSNVKFIAQKGFQLTNQKGGAPELLERDPKAIASLVNKARSADVSILFLGGDEYTSKEAYFSNSTLGDRATIDPVGPQDELVEKIKALGKPVIVVLKHRRTLSINVIAEQADAILDTWDLSEFGDESTARIIFGEVSPSGKSPVTIPRSIGQIPFHYSMKEINYKKEYLFLGKGPLYPFGHGLSYVDFEYSDISISNKELTPNTELQVSVKVTNKGNMKAKEVVQMYIKDEIGSVTRPDKELKGFEKIELNPGETKTVSFKITPKMLEFTGLKMEKVLEAGDYTVMVGTSSQDYLETKFKLKK